Proteins found in one Thermovenabulum gondwanense genomic segment:
- a CDS encoding V-type ATP synthase subunit D, whose product MLFNIAPTKANLLSAQATLEFSKKGYELLDKKRNVLIRELMSIMKRAEELQEKINTIFEEAYEALKIANITLGVNQVYEVACSIPLMEEFDILYKSVMGVEIPKIIYEKKPLEHYYSFYHTNTALDIAVTRFYEVKYLLLELAEIEDSIYKLAVEIKKTQKRANALKNIQIPKYEKIVKFISEVLEEKEREDFFRLKTLKKKLKRRVKS is encoded by the coding sequence TTGCTGTTTAACATAGCACCTACCAAAGCAAATTTACTGTCGGCACAGGCTACCTTGGAGTTTTCAAAAAAAGGATATGAGCTTTTGGATAAAAAAAGAAATGTTCTAATAAGAGAATTGATGAGCATCATGAAAAGGGCCGAGGAGCTTCAAGAAAAGATCAACACAATTTTTGAGGAAGCCTATGAGGCTCTTAAAATAGCCAACATTACCCTGGGTGTAAATCAGGTCTACGAAGTGGCCTGTTCCATCCCCCTTATGGAAGAATTCGATATTCTGTATAAAAGCGTTATGGGGGTGGAAATTCCGAAAATAATTTACGAAAAAAAGCCCTTAGAGCACTATTACAGTTTTTATCATACTAATACCGCCTTGGATATAGCGGTAACCAGGTTTTACGAAGTAAAATACCTTTTACTGGAGCTTGCTGAGATAGAAGACTCTATATATAAACTTGCCGTAGAAATAAAAAAGACGCAAAAAAGGGCTAATGCCTTGAAGAATATACAAATACCTAAGTATGAGAAAATTGTAAAATTTATTTCAGAAGTACTTGAGGAAAAGGAGAGGGAAGATTTTTTCCGATTAAAGACTTTAAAAAAG